A single region of the Silene latifolia isolate original U9 population chromosome 8, ASM4854445v1, whole genome shotgun sequence genome encodes:
- the LOC141594611 gene encoding uncharacterized protein LOC141594611, protein MAPGKSTFHPAFAVTNISNHISVKLGLDNDQYPLWVALFTNHAKSHRVLHHIITPKSGGPKAPVTDDEKEQWDTLDATVLQWIYSTISTDLLETVIKSDSTAMDTWNRIADIFQNNKNSRAVTLEQEFSHVEMSDFSSVSAYCQRLKSLSDQLKNVGAPVSNSRLVFQLVSGLTEAYQNVGSIIRQRDPLPQFYQARSMLTLEEASFAKQAATGSAAMYAKNSADSDGGGSATNSSNNNGKGTRSNGNGKKKGKGGKGKSNTPASAPITASTSSPAPAPTAQAPRPQGYGPWQWPPSPWGYPPCPYPAGPWARPPGSNRGGHSGILGPRPARAYTAEGPPSHTDIAAAMYTLGLGPPESWVMDTGATSHMTSDQGKLSSFVNSSIPNGIIVGNGHSIPIKGFGQSKIPKPHPPFVLKNVLYSPHLVKNLISVRKFTTDNHVTIEFDPFGFCVKDIRTGTQLMRCNSQGNLYPISSTNTTPPSSNFSGLAASSLWHDRLGHPGNSTISCLRKNKLIDCNLSRKLFCQSCPLGKHIRLPFAMSNSSTCMPFDIIHCDLWTSPVLSSAGHKYYLLILDDYSNFL, encoded by the coding sequence ATGGCTCCTGGCAAATCAACGTTTCACCCGGCTTTCGCCGTCACCAACATCTCCAACCATATCTCGGTCAAATTAGGGTTGGATAATGACCAATATCCATTGTGGGTTGCTCTGTTTACGAACCACGCAAAATCTCACCGCGTGCTTCACCATATCATCACGCCGAAATCCGGCGGTCCAAAGGCTCCGGTAACGGATGATGAGAAGGAACAATGGGACACCCTCGATGCAACGGTCCTTCAGTGGATTTACTCTACCATATCCACCGATCTCTTGGAAACTGTCATCAAATCTGATTCCACCGCCATGGATACATGGAATCGTATCGCTGATATTTTTCAGAACAACAAAAATTCGCGCGCAGTCACTCTCGAGCAAGAGTTCTCTCACGTTGAGATGTCGGATTTTTCGTCAGTTTCGGCATATTGTCAACGCCTCAAATCTTTATCGGATCAATTAAAGAATGTGGGTGCTCCGGTTTCTAATAGTCGATTGGTTTTCCAATTGGTTTCCGGACTCACAGAGGCTTATCAAAATGTCGGATCGATTATTCGTCAACGTGACCCGCTTCCCCAATTTTATCAAGCAAGATCAATGCTTACTTTGGAGGAGGCAAGTTTTGCGAAACAGGCCGCTACTGGTAGTGCGGCCATGTATGCAAAGAACTCGGCTGATAGCGACGGCGGCGGCTCGGCTACAAATTCGAGCAACAACAACGGTAAGGGTACTCGTAGCAACGGAAATGGTAAGAAGAAGGGTAAAGGCGGCAAAGGAAAATCTAACACTCCGGCCTCCGCGCCTATCACGGCATCTACTTCTTCTCCCGCTCCTGCTCCGACTGCGCAGGCACCGCGGCCTCAGGGATATGGGCCATGGCAGTGGCCCCCCTCTCCATGGGGTTACCCGCCTTGCCCGTATCCTGCTGGCCCTTGGGCGAGACCACCTGGTTCGAATCGTGGTGGTCACTCGGGTATTTTGGGTCCGAGACCTGCTCGGGCATACACGGCTGAGGGACCTCCGTCTCATACGGATATTGCTGCTGCGATGTATACTTTGGGTCTAGGTCCACCAGAGTCGTGGGTAATGGACACTGGCGCTACTTCCCATATGACATCGGACCAAGGTAAACTCTCGTCTTTTGTTAATTCGAGCATTCCTAATGGTATTATTGTCGGAAATGGCCATTCCATTCCAATTAAAGGGTTCGGTCAGTCCAAAATTCCCAAACCCCATCCCCCGTTTGTTCTTAAAAACGTTCTGTATTCTCCACATTTAGTCAAAAACTTAATTTCGGTTCGAAAATTCACTACTGATAATCACGTCACTATTGAATTTGATCCCTTTGGTTTTTGTGTGAAGGATATACGGACGGGGACACAACTCATGAGGTGTAATAGTCAGGGCAACCTCTATCCCATTTCGAGCACCAACACGACACCACCCTCGTCAAATTTTTCTGGTCTCGCTGCTTCGTCTCTTTGGCATGATCGTTTAGGTCATCCCGGGAATTCTACTATTTCTTGTCTTAGGAAAAATAAATTGATTGATTGTAATTTGTCTCGCAAGTTATTTTGTCAATCTTGTCCGCTTGGTAAACATATTCGTCTTCCTTTTGCTATGTCAAACTCTAGTACTTGCATGCCATTTGATATTATTCATTGCGATCTTTGGACCTCACCTGTCTTAAGTTCAGCTGGCCATAAATATTACCTATTAATTTTAGACGATTATAGTAATTTTTTATGA